The following coding sequences lie in one Peromyscus maniculatus bairdii isolate BWxNUB_F1_BW_parent chromosome 3, HU_Pman_BW_mat_3.1, whole genome shotgun sequence genomic window:
- the LOC102926391 gene encoding large ribosomal subunit protein P1-like isoform X1 has protein sequence MASFSELACIYCSLILHNDEVMVAEDKINALIEAAGVNVEPFWPGLFAKALADVNIGSLICNAGAGGPAPAAGATPAGGPAPSTAAVPAEKKKVEAKKEESEVSDDDMGFGLFD, from the coding sequence ATGGCCTCTTTCTCCGAGCTCGCCTGCATCTACTGCTCCCTCATCCTGCACAATGATGAGGTGATGGTCGCTGAGGATAAGATCAATGCCCTCATTGAAGCAGCTGGTGTCAATGTTGAACCTTTCTGGCCTGGCTTGTTTGCAAAGGCCCTGGCCGATGTCAACATTGGGAGCCTCATCTGCAACGCAGGGGCTGGTGGGCCTGCTCCAGCAGCTGGAGCCACACCAGCAGGCGGTCCTGCCCCCTCTACTGCTGCTGTCCCAGCTGAGAAGAAGAAAgtggaagcaaagaaggaagaatcTGAGGTGTCTGATGATGACATGGGCTTTGGTCTTTTTGACTAA
- the LOC102926391 gene encoding large ribosomal subunit protein P1-like isoform X2 — protein sequence MASFSELACIYCSLILHNDEVMVALADVNIGSLICNAGAGGPAPAAGATPAGGPAPSTAAVPAEKKKVEAKKEESEVSDDDMGFGLFD from the exons ATGGCCTCTTTCTCCGAGCTCGCCTGCATCTACTGCTCCCTCATCCTGCACAATGATGAGGTGATGGTC GCCCTGGCCGATGTCAACATTGGGAGCCTCATCTGCAACGCAGGGGCTGGTGGGCCTGCTCCAGCAGCTGGAGCCACACCAGCAGGCGGTCCTGCCCCCTCTACTGCTGCTGTCCCAGCTGAGAAGAAGAAAgtggaagcaaagaaggaagaatcTGAGGTGTCTGATGATGACATGGGCTTTGGTCTTTTTGACTAA